In a genomic window of Meiothermus sp. CFH 77666:
- a CDS encoding complex I NDUFA9 subunit family protein — translation MKVLIVGGSGYVGTHLARHLLEQGHQVTVASRRGEGPLAGVRYVMADAAKDEGLLEAAQGQEALIYLVGIIRERGDQTFRQAHVEGVRHSLAAARAAGIRRFVHMSALGTARGTGSRYYETKAEGEELVQASGLDWTILRPSLIFGQGDEFFGGILKGLVTAPIPFIPQIGDGSFVFRPIWVGDVALAFEQALSRPHTLHRSYNLVGPKEYTFRELLLLVRDTLGSRKPLLPIPLALMDRVVPLLSPLPMSPITLDQYRQLKMGNTADPAHMRGAFSLVERSLEVELPGILTTKRLVSA, via the coding sequence ATGAAGGTACTCATCGTCGGCGGCAGCGGCTATGTGGGCACCCACCTGGCGCGGCACCTGCTGGAGCAGGGCCACCAGGTTACGGTGGCCTCGAGGCGGGGCGAAGGCCCGCTTGCAGGGGTGCGCTACGTGATGGCCGATGCCGCCAAAGACGAGGGTCTGCTCGAGGCGGCCCAGGGCCAGGAAGCCCTGATCTACCTGGTGGGCATCATCCGCGAACGGGGCGACCAGACCTTCCGTCAGGCTCACGTGGAAGGGGTGCGCCACAGTTTGGCAGCAGCCAGGGCCGCGGGTATTCGACGTTTTGTACACATGTCGGCGCTGGGCACCGCCCGGGGTACCGGCAGCCGCTACTACGAGACCAAGGCCGAAGGTGAGGAGCTGGTACAGGCCTCCGGACTGGACTGGACCATTCTGCGCCCCAGCCTGATTTTCGGCCAGGGCGACGAGTTCTTTGGGGGCATTTTGAAAGGGCTGGTCACCGCCCCCATTCCCTTCATCCCCCAAATTGGCGATGGCAGCTTTGTGTTCCGCCCCATCTGGGTGGGCGATGTGGCCCTGGCTTTTGAACAGGCCCTGAGCCGCCCCCACACCCTTCACCGCAGTTACAACCTGGTGGGGCCCAAAGAGTACACCTTCCGCGAATTACTGCTGCTGGTGCGCGATACCCTGGGCTCTCGAAAACCCCTGCTGCCCATCCCGCTGGCGCTGATGGATCGGGTGGTTCCGCTCCTCTCTCCCCTGCCCATGAGCCCCATCACCCTGGATCAGTACCGGCAGCTCAAAATGGGCAATACCGCCGACCCCGCCCACATGCGCGGCGCTTTTTCCTTAGTGGAACGCTCCCTGGAAGTGGAGTTACCTGGAATCCTTACAACTAAACGGTTGGTTAGTGCTTAG
- a CDS encoding cyclic nucleotide-binding domain-containing protein — protein sequence MKKVRRKEVIYRAGDRAEVLYHLERGLVRIIEILPDGRQLTLRHVLPGDYFGEEALSERQYRYTAEALTEAAAFAVDPKTLSNDDLRALAGSLASQMVQVQAYETHLQWGELRSRICRYLLYLAATAAKGQDERGVYVTASHEEIADATASTRESVSKLLSDLRHEGILDTGYRKIYLVDRKTLELEAESRMLQAV from the coding sequence ATGAAAAAGGTGCGTAGAAAAGAAGTGATCTATCGGGCTGGCGACCGTGCGGAGGTGCTTTATCACCTCGAGCGCGGCCTGGTGCGCATCATCGAGATTCTGCCCGATGGACGCCAGCTCACCCTGCGTCACGTGCTGCCGGGTGATTACTTCGGGGAAGAAGCCCTTTCGGAGCGGCAGTACCGGTACACTGCCGAAGCCCTGACCGAGGCGGCTGCTTTTGCCGTGGATCCCAAAACCCTCTCCAACGACGACCTGCGGGCCCTGGCCGGAAGCCTGGCCAGCCAGATGGTACAGGTACAGGCCTACGAGACCCACCTTCAGTGGGGCGAACTGCGCAGCCGCATCTGCCGCTACCTGCTCTACCTGGCCGCCACCGCCGCCAAGGGCCAGGACGAACGCGGGGTTTACGTTACTGCCAGCCACGAAGAAATCGCCGACGCCACCGCTTCCACCCGTGAGTCGGTCAGCAAGCTGCTCTCCGACCTGCGCCACGAGGGCATCCTGGACACCGGCTATCGCAAAATTTACCTGGTAGACCGCAAGACCCTGGAGCTCGAGGCCGAAAGCCGGATGCTACAAGCCGTTTAG
- a CDS encoding MerR family transcriptional regulator produces the protein MRNDLGVYTIAEVEERTNLSSALLRQWERRYGFPRPERSPGGHRLYSETDLEALRQIKQWIAEGVAPAQAVRRYLEGLTQEGPRPPETLSLELEEALLHADTEAAERILSEAYKLHPMETVIMDVISPCLRRIGDGWHIGRVSTAQEHFASTYLRGSLQGLLNLMGGSLGPTLVVSTLPGEQHEIGSLITALFLRRAGYTVHYLGPNTPLADLKSFAERTGAKAIVLSAAQPVSLESLPHQALRHLAPLVVVGGRAAANDPRSVERLGARYMGNDPRELAELLSAALKEAGLW, from the coding sequence ATGCGCAACGATCTAGGGGTTTACACCATCGCCGAAGTGGAGGAACGCACCAATCTGTCTTCTGCGCTCCTCCGCCAGTGGGAGCGGCGCTATGGTTTTCCCCGGCCCGAGCGCTCGCCGGGTGGACACAGGTTGTACAGCGAGACCGACCTCGAGGCCCTGCGACAGATCAAGCAATGGATTGCCGAGGGGGTAGCCCCCGCCCAGGCGGTCAGGCGCTACCTCGAGGGCCTGACCCAGGAAGGGCCCCGCCCCCCCGAAACCCTCTCGCTTGAGCTCGAGGAAGCCCTGCTTCACGCCGATACCGAAGCCGCCGAACGGATTCTATCGGAGGCTTACAAGCTCCACCCCATGGAGACCGTCATCATGGACGTCATCTCACCCTGCCTGCGCCGCATTGGGGATGGCTGGCACATCGGCCGGGTCAGCACCGCCCAGGAGCACTTTGCCAGCACCTACCTGCGCGGCTCCTTGCAGGGCCTGCTCAATCTGATGGGCGGTTCGCTGGGGCCCACCCTGGTGGTCTCGACCCTGCCGGGGGAGCAGCACGAGATCGGGAGCCTGATTACCGCATTGTTCCTGCGCCGAGCCGGCTACACCGTGCACTACCTGGGCCCCAATACCCCCCTGGCCGACCTCAAATCCTTCGCCGAGCGCACCGGGGCCAAAGCCATTGTGCTTTCTGCGGCCCAGCCGGTTTCCCTCGAGTCGCTTCCCCATCAGGCCCTCCGCCACCTGGCCCCACTGGTTGTGGTGGGCGGGCGCGCCGCCGCCAACGACCCCCGTTCGGTGGAACGGCTGGGTGCACGCTACATGGGCAACGACCCCCGGGAGCTGGCCGAGCTGCTCTCGGCAGCCCTGAAGGAGGCAGGCTTGTGGTAG
- a CDS encoding methyltransferase domain-containing protein, with protein MNKPIPDQRKPLPLTLAARTNLWPITAYGYEIWRKRALSLLAGRPFPLEEELGLMVRAVQPVAGLTFLDLGTSTGLYARALLEAGAARAYALDLSPTMLKVALQKAGGDAGFVPLLARAEAIPLPDVSVDGVVVGGSWNEFPHPQSVVDEMYRVLKPGGRLWIMFSHRSGSFVQRLLEWSGLRFPDLVDLLTVLRAKGFRVEGWREGSVGFVTGTKVPTRQ; from the coding sequence ATGAACAAACCTATCCCTGATCAAAGAAAGCCCCTGCCCCTTACACTGGCCGCTCGAACCAACCTCTGGCCCATTACGGCCTACGGCTATGAGATCTGGCGCAAGCGAGCTCTCTCGCTGCTGGCCGGAAGACCCTTTCCCCTCGAGGAGGAGCTAGGCCTGATGGTCAGAGCGGTTCAACCCGTGGCCGGCCTGACCTTTTTGGATCTGGGCACTTCTACGGGCCTGTATGCAAGGGCTTTGCTCGAGGCTGGGGCGGCCAGGGCTTACGCCCTCGACCTGTCGCCAACCATGCTCAAAGTGGCGCTCCAGAAGGCCGGGGGAGATGCCGGTTTCGTACCCTTGCTGGCCCGTGCCGAGGCCATTCCCTTGCCCGATGTCTCGGTGGATGGGGTGGTGGTGGGGGGCAGTTGGAACGAATTCCCCCATCCCCAGTCGGTGGTGGACGAGATGTACAGGGTGCTTAAGCCGGGCGGGCGGCTCTGGATTATGTTTAGCCATCGTTCTGGAAGCTTTGTTCAGCGGTTGTTAGAGTGGAGCGGGTTGCGTTTTCCAGACCTGGTTGATTTACTAACAGTGCTTCGCGCAAAGGGTTTCAGGGTGGAAGGTTGGCGAGAGGGGTCGGTAGGATTTGTGACAGGGACAAAAGTCCCAACCCGTCAGTAG
- a CDS encoding phytoene/squalene synthase family protein, with translation MEPNWQAVSEIIRRHSATFYYGSLLFKGEARKGAWAVYAACRIGDDAVDESTNPLADLNEWWAGIERAYAGMPREDWEVALAWALERWEIPHQAFADMKEGFLADLNPVRLETLDELYAYCYRVAGTVGLMIAPIGGAGEAGRGAAIKLGQAMQLTNCLRDVGEDLALGRVYLPAELMHKHEVSIEDLRQGCISPRYVALMRELAAEARRLYREGLGGLKYLQTGRGAIALAALQYQGILDKLELMGWDNLSRRASLSTYERVMLLPKAIWLRGA, from the coding sequence ATGGAACCCAACTGGCAAGCGGTATCGGAAATTATCCGTCGCCACTCGGCCACGTTTTATTACGGTAGCTTGCTGTTCAAGGGCGAGGCCCGCAAGGGCGCCTGGGCCGTGTATGCGGCTTGCCGCATTGGGGACGACGCCGTGGATGAGTCGACCAACCCGCTGGCCGATTTGAACGAATGGTGGGCCGGCATCGAACGGGCCTACGCCGGGATGCCCAGAGAAGACTGGGAAGTGGCCCTGGCCTGGGCCCTGGAGCGCTGGGAGATTCCCCATCAAGCCTTTGCCGACATGAAAGAGGGCTTTCTGGCCGACCTAAACCCGGTGCGCCTGGAAACCCTGGACGAGCTATACGCCTACTGCTACCGGGTGGCCGGCACGGTGGGTTTGATGATCGCGCCCATTGGCGGCGCAGGGGAAGCAGGCCGCGGGGCGGCCATCAAGCTGGGCCAGGCCATGCAGCTTACCAACTGCTTGCGTGACGTGGGCGAAGACCTGGCGCTGGGGCGGGTGTATCTGCCCGCCGAGCTGATGCACAAGCACGAGGTGTCCATCGAAGACCTGCGCCAGGGCTGTATCAGCCCGCGCTACGTGGCCTTGATGCGCGAACTGGCTGCCGAGGCCCGCCGGCTCTACCGCGAGGGCCTGGGGGGCCTCAAATACCTCCAGACCGGGCGCGGGGCCATTGCCCTGGCCGCCCTGCAATACCAGGGCATTCTGGACAAGCTCGAGCTGATGGGCTGGGACAACCTCTCGAGGCGGGCCTCGCTTTCCACCTACGAGCGGGTGATGCTCCTGCCCAAGGCCATCTGGCTGCGGGGCGCGTAG
- a CDS encoding NAD(P)/FAD-dependent oxidoreductase — protein MPDFDVVVVGAGHNALVTAAYLAQAGYRVGVFERRKVPGGAVSTIDHEGFRFDLGGSAHILIRLTPIPDELELYQHGLEYLELDPLFHASDAKESWFVWRDPERTAAELDERYPGQGAAYRRFMRDWMPFGQAVKEAFLASPSPLNLGQKMIWGAGFGRDWQKRLPQILRPYGDVAREYFSEERVRAPLVWMAAQSGPPPSDPLSSPFLLWHPLYHVGGVARPRGGSGGLSQALVRALEAKGGRVHLESPVTQIVLEGSKAVGIRLQDGQSVSARAVVAGAHIQKTLGLLPPDRTPEVARGLRVGNGFGLILRLGLSEKLRYQTHPGDESRIGLGLFITDELQLNRAYGDYLSGEPTRDPPLIAMSFSAVDPTLAPPGGETLWLWAQYYPYRLASGSWETRAQEAREGVIRSFERFDPEIRRKIVAELIQTPLWLENEFAMPSGNVMHLEMTPDQMFMFRPWLGAHEYRFPGVKGLYLTGASTHPGGGIMGASGRNAARVLLRDLSRKRV, from the coding sequence ATGCCGGATTTTGACGTGGTAGTTGTGGGCGCGGGGCACAACGCGCTGGTGACGGCGGCCTACCTGGCCCAGGCAGGGTACCGGGTGGGGGTGTTTGAGCGGCGCAAGGTGCCGGGCGGGGCGGTCTCGACCATAGACCACGAGGGCTTCCGCTTCGACCTGGGGGGCAGTGCGCATATTTTGATTCGCCTGACCCCCATCCCGGACGAACTGGAGTTGTACCAGCACGGGCTGGAGTACCTCGAGCTCGACCCCCTCTTTCACGCCTCCGACGCCAAAGAGAGCTGGTTTGTCTGGCGCGACCCCGAGCGCACGGCGGCAGAGCTGGACGAGCGCTACCCCGGCCAGGGGGCGGCCTACCGCCGCTTCATGCGCGACTGGATGCCCTTTGGCCAGGCTGTCAAAGAGGCGTTCCTGGCTTCGCCCAGCCCCCTCAACCTGGGGCAGAAGATGATCTGGGGGGCGGGCTTTGGGCGCGACTGGCAGAAGCGGCTGCCGCAGATTCTGCGCCCCTATGGCGACGTGGCGCGGGAGTACTTCAGCGAGGAGCGGGTGCGGGCCCCCCTGGTCTGGATGGCGGCGCAGTCCGGCCCGCCCCCTTCCGACCCGCTCTCGTCGCCGTTTTTGCTCTGGCACCCGCTTTATCATGTGGGCGGGGTGGCCCGGCCCCGAGGGGGCTCGGGGGGGCTGTCGCAGGCGCTGGTGCGGGCCCTCGAGGCCAAAGGGGGGCGGGTACACCTGGAGAGCCCGGTCACGCAGATAGTGCTCGAGGGTTCAAAAGCCGTGGGTATCCGCTTGCAGGATGGCCAGAGCGTGAGCGCCCGGGCAGTGGTGGCCGGGGCGCATATCCAGAAAACCCTGGGTCTGCTGCCCCCCGACCGAACCCCCGAGGTGGCCAGGGGCCTGCGGGTGGGCAACGGCTTCGGCCTGATTCTGCGGCTGGGCCTCTCTGAGAAACTGCGCTACCAGACCCACCCCGGCGATGAATCGCGCATTGGCCTGGGGCTTTTCATCACCGATGAGCTGCAACTGAACCGGGCCTACGGCGACTACCTTTCGGGCGAGCCCACCCGCGACCCGCCCCTGATTGCCATGAGCTTTAGCGCGGTGGACCCCACCCTGGCCCCACCAGGGGGCGAGACGCTCTGGCTGTGGGCCCAGTACTACCCCTACCGGCTGGCCTCGGGAAGCTGGGAAACCCGGGCCCAGGAGGCCCGCGAAGGGGTAATCCGGAGCTTTGAGCGCTTCGACCCCGAGATCCGCCGCAAGATTGTGGCCGAGCTGATCCAGACGCCGCTCTGGCTGGAAAACGAGTTTGCCATGCCCAGCGGCAACGTGATGCACCTGGAGATGACCCCCGACCAGATGTTCATGTTCCGCCCCTGGCTGGGGGCCCACGAGTACCGCTTCCCCGGCGTGAAGGGGCTCTACCTGACCGGGGCCAGCACCCATCCGGGCGGGGGCATTATGGGGGCTAGCGGGCGCAACGCAGCCCGCGTGCTGCTCAGGGATTTGAGCCGGAAGCGGGTCTAA
- a CDS encoding type II toxin-antitoxin system Phd/YefM family antitoxin has product MIKIQNPQEDIVPLTDFRNNLAKIMQRIRERKSPVLLTQSGRAAAVIMSIEAYQELISNYEAARQAVDSLMELAQGEHPAFEGVRPRAKR; this is encoded by the coding sequence GTGATCAAGATTCAAAATCCCCAGGAAGATATCGTCCCCTTGACCGATTTTCGCAACAACCTGGCCAAAATTATGCAGCGCATCCGCGAGCGCAAAAGCCCGGTGCTGCTAACCCAGAGCGGACGGGCTGCTGCGGTAATCATGAGCATCGAGGCATATCAGGAACTGATCAGCAACTACGAGGCGGCTCGGCAGGCAGTGGACAGCTTGATGGAGCTGGCGCAGGGTGAACACCCAGCCTTTGAGGGAGTCCGGCCCCGTGCGAAGCGTTGA
- a CDS encoding lycopene cyclase family protein: MSELYDYIIAGAGAAGLSLAYHLIEAGLHEQRILLLDRAPKTANDRTWCFWEVGEGPFERVVFRKWNQIWFHGEGISRRLEIAPYAYKMIRGLDFYAFMNRWVAEQPNITVRYGEISHIVEREGGVEVGLEGQTFRGRWAFSSLYQPPPRNPRYHYLLQHFKGWVVKTPGTVFDTEAATFMDFRVAQQGAVRFAYVLPFDAQTALVEYTLFSPELLAPEAYDAGLREYLEGILGLGSYEILESEFGIIPMTDAPFPRRQSAHIINIGMAGGRTKASTGYTFRRILKESRRIAQALRQTGQPFYPEPAFNRHAFMDSVLLNVLEKERSPGKQVFSDLFRKNPPERVLRFLDEETGLLQDLQIMASVDIPAFVEATLEVIGRRLGRREPGRVAPRRG; encoded by the coding sequence GTGAGCGAGCTTTACGACTACATCATTGCCGGAGCGGGCGCGGCGGGCCTGAGCCTGGCCTACCACCTGATAGAGGCCGGCTTGCATGAACAGCGTATTTTGTTGCTCGACCGGGCGCCCAAGACCGCCAACGACCGCACCTGGTGCTTCTGGGAAGTGGGGGAGGGCCCCTTCGAGCGCGTGGTGTTTCGCAAGTGGAACCAAATCTGGTTTCACGGTGAAGGGATTTCCAGGCGACTGGAGATTGCCCCCTACGCCTACAAGATGATCCGGGGGCTGGACTTTTACGCGTTCATGAACCGGTGGGTTGCGGAGCAACCCAACATTACCGTTCGATACGGCGAAATCTCGCACATCGTGGAACGGGAGGGAGGGGTAGAGGTGGGGCTCGAGGGGCAGACCTTCCGGGGCCGGTGGGCCTTCAGCAGCCTGTACCAACCGCCCCCCCGGAACCCCCGCTATCACTACCTGCTCCAGCACTTCAAGGGCTGGGTGGTCAAGACCCCCGGGACAGTGTTCGATACAGAGGCGGCCACCTTTATGGACTTCCGGGTGGCGCAGCAGGGGGCGGTGCGGTTTGCGTATGTCCTGCCCTTCGATGCCCAGACCGCGCTGGTGGAGTACACCCTGTTCTCGCCCGAGCTGCTGGCCCCGGAAGCCTACGATGCGGGCCTGCGCGAGTACCTCGAGGGTATTCTGGGCCTGGGAAGCTACGAAATCCTCGAGAGCGAGTTTGGCATCATCCCCATGACCGATGCCCCCTTTCCCCGCCGACAAAGCGCCCACATAATCAATATCGGCATGGCCGGGGGCCGCACCAAAGCCTCGACCGGCTACACCTTCCGGCGCATTCTGAAGGAGTCGCGCCGCATTGCCCAAGCGCTCCGCCAGACCGGGCAGCCCTTTTACCCGGAGCCCGCCTTCAACCGACACGCCTTCATGGACAGCGTGCTTTTGAACGTCCTGGAAAAAGAGCGCAGCCCCGGCAAGCAGGTTTTTAGCGACCTCTTCCGCAAAAACCCCCCCGAGCGGGTGCTGCGCTTTTTGGACGAAGAGACTGGCCTTCTCCAGGATTTGCAAATTATGGCCAGTGTGGACATACCGGCCTTTGTGGAGGCGACGCTCGAGGTCATCGGGCGGCGCCTAGGCAGGCGGGAGCCGGGCCGGGTGGCCCCCAGGCGAGGGTAG
- a CDS encoding carotenoid biosynthesis protein: MDILLLTLGMLLLAWGGLAWLRPQGSIAGPAWLRWLGGLGGMGLALLGAVLLVLGWNGLLGAALAVWGCGLAVLAVWGGDLLWALRRTLAVVAGGALLMGGGLSWLAGGRVELGVWALLSATVAAQALWLLRQPEALARLRWLQTHLKPWMVLLALAVLVRIPVPLWLEGFALISLVQMSLISLAALWWGFTQIGARIGLLFGLAFALGLGVELLGSKTGLPFGLYTYQGAPPPTVLGVPLIVPLGWFSLVLSAHGLAGGRPWLTGLLVVAWDLGLEALMPAKGYWTWQDPHPLWYGAPLQNYLAWFAVGFVISWMYGRLGPGLHRNRSFGWAYRLEALFIPVGLALFGLWPAALVCGLAMNLLAWSEYLRGWAGERFGRIADSR, from the coding sequence GTGGACATTTTGTTGCTTACGCTGGGGATGCTTTTGCTGGCCTGGGGCGGCCTGGCCTGGCTGCGGCCACAGGGTTCTATAGCCGGCCCGGCCTGGCTGCGCTGGCTGGGGGGCCTGGGCGGCATGGGCCTGGCCCTCCTGGGTGCGGTGCTGCTGGTGCTGGGCTGGAATGGGCTATTGGGCGCGGCCCTGGCGGTGTGGGGCTGTGGGCTGGCGGTGCTGGCGGTCTGGGGTGGCGACCTGCTCTGGGCTCTCCGCCGAACGCTGGCCGTGGTAGCGGGGGGGGCTTTGCTGATGGGCGGGGGGCTCTCCTGGTTGGCGGGGGGCCGGGTCGAGCTGGGGGTCTGGGCGCTGCTATCGGCAACCGTGGCGGCGCAGGCGCTCTGGCTTTTGCGGCAGCCCGAGGCCCTGGCACGGCTCCGGTGGCTGCAAACCCACCTGAAGCCCTGGATGGTGCTCCTGGCCCTGGCGGTGCTGGTGCGGATTCCGGTGCCGCTGTGGCTCGAGGGCTTTGCCCTGATTAGCCTGGTGCAGATGTCGCTCATCAGTCTGGCCGCGCTGTGGTGGGGCTTCACGCAGATAGGGGCCCGGATTGGCCTGCTGTTTGGCCTGGCCTTTGCCCTGGGCTTGGGGGTGGAGCTTTTGGGCAGCAAAACCGGCCTGCCCTTTGGGCTCTACACCTACCAGGGGGCCCCGCCGCCCACCGTGCTGGGCGTGCCCCTCATCGTGCCGCTGGGCTGGTTTTCCCTGGTGCTCTCGGCGCATGGGCTGGCCGGGGGGCGGCCCTGGCTGACCGGGCTTCTGGTGGTGGCCTGGGATCTGGGCCTGGAAGCCCTGATGCCTGCCAAGGGCTACTGGACTTGGCAGGATCCCCACCCCCTCTGGTACGGCGCACCTTTGCAGAACTACCTGGCCTGGTTTGCGGTGGGTTTTGTGATTTCCTGGATGTATGGTCGGCTGGGGCCCGGGTTGCACCGGAACCGGTCTTTTGGCTGGGCGTACCGCCTCGAGGCCCTGTTTATTCCGGTAGGGCTGGCCCTGTTTGGCCTGTGGCCGGCGGCTTTGGTGTGTGGCCTGGCCATGAATCTGCTGGCCTGGAGTGAATATCTGCGCGGATGGGCGGGGGAGAGATTCGGGCGGATAGCCGATAGCCGATAG
- a CDS encoding lysophospholipid acyltransferase family protein yields MRPWERLLAAFFRVLFGRSVRRGLRGVWVRGALPEGAFVLASNHHSWWDSYLLPVLFWNARRPFKIVVGERRLREFAFFRHLDTVSAARPREGLRALAHGEVLIVFPEGELRPPGALGELNKGVVWFAERAGVPVVPVASRVALRGHEFAEAYLVFGEPLGPDLNRLRLQLEQMLTELDHQIRTAPAEEPLPGFERRIAGRQSTHERMAGWGAALGKLTGGR; encoded by the coding sequence ATGCGACCCTGGGAACGATTGCTGGCCGCCTTCTTCCGGGTGCTGTTTGGGCGTTCGGTGCGGCGGGGGTTGCGGGGGGTATGGGTGCGAGGTGCGCTGCCGGAGGGGGCTTTTGTGCTGGCGAGCAACCACCATTCCTGGTGGGATAGCTATCTGCTGCCGGTTTTGTTCTGGAACGCCCGACGGCCTTTCAAAATTGTGGTGGGGGAGCGTCGCCTGCGCGAGTTCGCTTTTTTTCGCCACCTCGACACGGTCTCGGCGGCCAGGCCCCGTGAGGGCCTGCGGGCCCTGGCGCACGGCGAGGTACTGATCGTTTTTCCGGAAGGTGAGCTGCGGCCTCCGGGGGCGCTGGGTGAGCTGAACAAAGGGGTGGTCTGGTTTGCCGAGAGGGCAGGGGTGCCGGTGGTGCCGGTGGCCTCGAGGGTTGCCCTGCGCGGGCACGAGTTTGCCGAGGCTTACCTGGTGTTCGGCGAACCCCTGGGGCCCGACCTGAACCGGCTGCGTCTGCAGCTAGAACAGATGCTCACCGAGCTGGACCACCAGATTCGCACCGCCCCCGCCGAGGAACCCCTGCCCGGCTTCGAGCGACGTATCGCCGGGCGCCAGAGCACCCACGAGCGCATGGCGGGCTGGGGGGCGGCGCTGGGTAAACTGACGGGAGGACGCTGA
- a CDS encoding glycosyltransferase family 2 protein, with protein sequence MPALLDYVLYTVLAWLGLKLGILLLNLGFFPVLRREKLRGPRPTVSLLVPARNEAHNLRETLPGMLLQGVQEILVLDDHSTDGTAQVVEAFSRQDARVRLLPGLPKPEGWMGKTWACFQLAQAAQGEVLLFSDADVYWRKHGVRAVLARMERERAGLVSVYPRQITPSLAERVLLPLIDDVLLCYLPYPLIATPFPSAAAANGQVMAFTRQAYLSAGGHAAVRGEVLEDVRLAQKTKAAGERLAVALGGGLVAVRMYRSFAEIIEGLGKNLIEFHGKSRVLLALSYLGHLTAYTLCWPLALLEPGWLWVGGLGLLERLLLGLKTGREGWEWVLVPLAPLFSTPIYLRSGQKRYTWKGREYTR encoded by the coding sequence ATGCCCGCTCTCCTCGATTACGTCCTCTACACAGTCCTGGCCTGGCTGGGCCTGAAGCTCGGCATTCTCCTCCTCAACCTGGGGTTTTTTCCGGTGTTGCGGCGGGAAAAGTTGCGGGGCCCACGCCCCACGGTCTCGCTCCTGGTGCCCGCCCGCAACGAGGCCCACAACTTGCGCGAGACCCTGCCGGGGATGCTCCTGCAAGGGGTGCAGGAGATTCTGGTGCTGGACGACCACTCCACCGATGGCACGGCCCAGGTGGTCGAAGCGTTCAGCCGCCAGGACGCCCGGGTGCGCCTCTTGCCGGGCCTGCCCAAACCCGAGGGCTGGATGGGCAAGACCTGGGCCTGCTTTCAACTGGCCCAGGCCGCCCAGGGGGAGGTACTGCTCTTCAGCGATGCCGACGTGTACTGGCGCAAGCACGGGGTGCGGGCGGTGCTGGCCCGGATGGAGCGGGAGCGCGCCGGGCTGGTCTCGGTCTACCCTCGCCAGATTACCCCCAGCCTGGCCGAGCGGGTACTTTTGCCCCTGATTGACGATGTGCTGCTGTGCTACCTGCCTTATCCGCTCATCGCTACGCCCTTCCCTTCGGCGGCGGCGGCCAACGGGCAGGTGATGGCCTTTACGCGACAGGCCTACCTGTCTGCGGGGGGCCATGCGGCGGTGCGGGGGGAGGTGCTCGAGGACGTACGCCTGGCCCAGAAGACCAAGGCTGCCGGCGAACGCCTGGCAGTAGCCCTGGGGGGCGGGCTGGTCGCGGTGCGGATGTACCGGAGCTTCGCAGAAATTATCGAGGGGCTGGGCAAGAACCTGATCGAGTTCCACGGGAAGAGCCGGGTGTTGCTGGCCCTCTCGTACCTGGGCCACCTGACGGCCTACACGCTGTGCTGGCCGCTGGCCCTGCTCGAGCCGGGGTGGCTCTGGGTGGGTGGTCTGGGGCTCCTGGAGCGCTTGTTGCTGGGCCTCAAGACTGGGCGCGAAGGGTGGGAGTGGGTGCTGGTACCGCTGGCTCCGCTTTTCAGCACGCCCATCTATTTGCGCTCTGGGCAAAAAAGATACACCTGGAAAGGGCGAGAATATACCCGATGA